A genome region from Piliocolobus tephrosceles isolate RC106 chromosome 8, ASM277652v3, whole genome shotgun sequence includes the following:
- the LOC111529406 gene encoding LOW QUALITY PROTEIN: putative vomeronasal receptor-like protein 4 (The sequence of the model RefSeq protein was modified relative to this genomic sequence to represent the inferred CDS: substituted 2 bases at 2 genomic stop codons) — translation MLSLKKVFYFQAGIGISANIFLLLWHIFTFFEYSKPKNHDLIICHLAFVQIVMLVIAAKLLSPDMFESXNFQNNFRCKAVFYIYKVMRGLSICNTSFLSMLQTITISPNTSWLVRFKHKITKYNILGLLFFWSLDLSFNSDMIIYIVGFSNVTQLILNVSKYCSLFPMTVIIRKLFVTLSLSRDVFLEGIMLLSSAYMVILLSRHQRHSQHLHSIGFLLRTSPEKRATKTILLLVSFFVAMYSLDXIVSSSAVLLRVFSPVIYSVQKFIVNAYATVSPMVLIRSDKRIISILPKVHWKCHPFLTS, via the exons atgttatctTTGAAaaag gtctTCTATTTTCAAGCTGGCATTGGAATTTCAGCCAACATATTTCTTCTTCTCTGGCACATTTTTACATTCTTTGAGTATAGCAAGCCTAAAAACCATGACCTGATCATCTGCCACTTGGCCTTTGTCCAGATAGTGATGCTAGTCATTGCAGCAAAGTTATTGTCTCCAGATATGTTTGAGTCATAGAATTTTCAGAATAACTTCAGATGTAAGGCTGTGTTCTACATATACAAGGTAATGAGGGGCCTCTCTATCTGCAACACCTCTTTCCTGAGCATGCTTCAGACCATCACCATCAGCCCCAACACCTCCTGGTTGGtgagatttaaacataaaatcacaaaatacaaTATCctgggtttattatttttttggtccCTCGATTTGTCTTTCAACAGTGACATGATAATCTACATTGTAGGTTTTTCCAATGTGACTCAGCTAATTCTGAATGTCAGTAAATACTGCTCACTTTTCCCAATGACTGTCATTATCAGAAAGCTGTTTGTTACTCTGTCTTTATCCAGAGATGTCTTCCTTGAAGGAATCATGCTGCTCTCAAGTGCATACATGGTGATTCTCTTGTCCAGGCATCAGAGGCACTCCCAGCACCTTCACAGCATTGGCTTTTTATTAAGAACCTCCCCAGAGAAAAGGGCCACCAAGACCATCTTGCTGCTGGTGAGTTTCTTTGTGGCTATGTACTCACTGGACTGAATTGTCTCATCCTCCGCAGTGCTGTTACGGGTATTCAGCCCTGTCATCTACAGTGTCCAGAAGTTTATCGTCAATGCCTATGCCACTGTCAGTCCTATGGTGCTCATCAGATCTGATAAAAGAATCATCAGTATTCTGCCAAAGGTTCACTGGAAGTGCCATCCCTTTTTAACAAGTTAG